Part of the bacterium genome is shown below.
ACCGTTATCCGATGATATAGAATAGTATTTTGTACTTGGTATTTCCGCTTTTTCGCACCTTTTATCTATCGTTGTCCGCATAATCATAATTATTCTGCCATCAGAAAGAACTTCTACGGAAGGTTCATCAGCTCCATCCGCCGAAAATTTTCTTGGCAGAGTTACGTACTCTCCCTGATCCCAATCTATACCATTTCCATCAGTTTGCCAGCGTCCAATAAAACAACCAGCTTTGTGTAACATAAAACCATCATCAGGAGAATACATGGTTCCATCTTCAAAAAGGGAATTCATCCAATGCGGTATCAAGAACGTACCGTTTGCAAGTTTCGGTGCATGGGATCCTTCTACAGCACCAGAATTCTTCCCATACCATATTTCTTTCGCCCAGTGGACAGAATCGAATTCTTTTCCTTTGAGTACAAGCTGCTCAATTTTATTCCATGTTTTTCCTTCATCTTTTGAAATCTGTGTATATATGCGTCTAGTTCTTATAACAGGAGATTCTTTCCTCCATGGAAGGATTTCAGGATTGTCTTCTGCAACTAAAGAAACCCGCAAAAGAAAACCATTATCAGGATCTAAAAAGAAATCAGGGACCCCTCTCTCTGTCTGACGATTTGGGCCTAATACTTCTATCATCTGCCAATCTTCACATTTTTCCCATGTATAACCATTATCCTCTGAAGAACGGATAAAAGCGTAATTTTCCTTCTTATCAGGATTATCTTTTCCAATCACCCGAAAATAATAATTGCGTATATCAGAAATGTATACTGATTCAACCAATTTATTCTTCTTAGTCGATACATAGGAAATACTTGATGCCCAAGCAGCTATCGTATCCACTTCTTTCTCAATACCTTGCTTGTCGATATGTATAGACCGTTCAACAGTTATCTTTCTCATAATTCACTCATCCTCCCATATTTTAAAAGTTTGCCATGTATTCACACTTACCTTTTATATCAAGACGTATGCGATAAAGCGATCCACCCATCGGGACTTTGGAATCAAACCCAGGTGGTGTAAAATTGCTTGACCAGTATTCACCGGCAGTGGTGATATACAAGTCTGTCAGGTCTAAACCACCAAACATTACACTTGAAACTTGTTTCACCGGCATAGGAATCCGGCGTTCTGCCTTACCGTCAGGGTCATAGCGTACTACTTGTTCGCCATACCACTGAGCGCTCCACACATAGCCATCAGCATCTACTGTCAAACCATCAGGAATGCCTTCATCAGATGGGACTTCTACAAAATTTCGTTTATTGCTCAAATTACCTGTATTTATATCAACGTCGTAGGCATAAATACGTCTTACTGCAGAGTCAGCGTAATAAAGCGTACGATTTTCCGGGCTGAACCCAAGTCCGTTAGAAAGTTTTATTCCATCATCCACAACACGGATTGAACCGTCAATGTCTATTAAATAAAGCTTTCCTGTTTTCTCCATACCATTCGTTTCCCAGTAATATGTACCAGCGTAAATACGGCCTTTAGAATCAGCAATAATGTCATTAAAGAAAAGTGATTCACCATCGTATTGGCTGACAATTGTCCTATAATTGTCCTGACCTCGCCATAGGTGCAGTCCCGCTCCTGCAACTATTAATGAATTGTTTCTATTCAGTGCTATACCAGATACCGCAAGGTCACGACTGATAATACTCTTTTTATCATCAGATGTTGAATACTGGAAAACCAATGATGCTTCAGCATCTACCCATATGAGTCGATGGTTCGTCGAGTCCCATAATGGCGCCTCACCACAGCGATTGTTATCTTCAGCAATAATTTCAATATTGTACATCATAAAAAACCAAAAAATTACTTCTCAGGCCAGTATCTCTCAGTTATTATCTTATCTTCCGTAAAAAAGTTAACAATTGCTTTGCCCTGCGCTTTGATATCAGCAAACTGCGAAGCCTTCATCCCGCCAAACGGTAAATACGATACAGGGGCAGGGATACCTATATTAATGCCGATCATTCCGCATTCAACCTCAAGTTTGAACTTGCGAGCATAATAGCCATTCTGCGTATAGATAGATGCACCATTCCCGTATTGATGGTCGTTAATAATCTTTATTGACTCATCAAGAGTATCAGCTTTTAAAATAACAACTACCGGACCGAATATCTCAGTTTCATGAATTTTCATTCCGGGCTTTACATCCGTAAAGATTGTTGGACCAATAAAATAACCTTTTTCACAGCCATCAACCATAATGTTCCTGCCGTCCAGAGCCAGTGTTGCGCCTTCATTTATTCCTGTCTCAATCATATCAAGAATAAACTTTTTTGACTTGGCGGAAATAACCGGTCCCATGACCATAGGTTCATCTGCAACTTTTGGATCAAGCGGGTTGGCAACTATAATCTTTTTTGATTCCTCAATAAACCTCTCACAAATTGTCCTGTACATATCATTCCCAACAGCGACTATCGCAGAAGAAGCCATACATCTTTGACCTGCACAACCATAACATGAAGTAATCATATTGCGAATAGCATCATCAATCTTAGCATCAGGCAAGACAACCAAATGATTCTTAGCCCCACCCATCGCTTGAAAACGTTTATTGGTTTTAGCACATTTTTCAGCGACAATCTGGCATGTGCGAGTCGAGCCGACCAGCGATACACCTTTAACCTTTGTGCTTTCCATAAAAGTATCTGCAACCACTCTATCCCCATTGACAAGATTGAAAACTCCTATAGGTAATCCTATCTGGTCTATATATTCAGTAATTAGCTGCATAGTTAAGGGGACTTGCTTGGAAGCTTTAACTATAAAAGTATTTCCGGTAGCTATGGCATAGGGAAGAAACCAAAAAGGAACCATCGCAGGAAAGTTAAATGGTGCAATCATTGTGAATACACCCAGAGGCAAACGGATTACCTCGCCGTCAATTCCATAAGAACTACCTATCAGTTTATCACCCTGCTGTAATATTGGCATACCAGAGGCTACTTCACAATTTTCAAGCACTCGTTTCATTTCTGCGCGAGCGTCGGGAATGGATTTTCCCATTTCCTCAACAAGAGTTCGAGCAATTTTTTCTTCATTTTTCCGAAGTAATCCAATCAGCTTGTATAAAGGCTGAACTCGTCGAGAAACAGGTGTGCGGCTCCAGTTCTTAAACGCTTCAGAAGCAGCGTCAATAGCACGATTTACTTCTGCAGGCGTTGATAACGGCACTTTCCCGATTATTTCGCCTGTACTTGGATTCTCAATATCAATGTAGCCGGTATTTTCTGCTTCTATCCATTTTCCATTAATATAATTTTTTATGGTTTTTACACTCATATCCTGTATTCCTCCAATTGCATCCAGCCAGCCTGACTGAACTGGGTTAATGTTCGCTGCGCAGCTCCATAAGTCACAAATTCTTCTGGCTTCATACCTTCAGGTTCATACGCACGTACAAACTCAGGTATTGTTTCTAATCTATTAATGACTTCTGAATCTATGGACACATCAATACGCTGCGGGTCTCTCGGTATCCCCGGCTGTAAAAGTAATGTCTGATATTTCGGATGGATGGACATTATCAGTTCAGCTCCTGTCAATTCCTCCATGTGATATGTTCCCCGTAATGCTGCAACTACTAAAGTTGCTTCGTAATCGTGTTTTTTAAATATAGAATAAGCCCGTTTTGTTACAGCAAGACCTGCCTGTCGAATATCTGACTCATTAATATTGGCTTTGCTGTCATTAGCCATATCACGCAGGTAATCATCAAGACGGCCTATCATGATAACGGCAAAACACTGCCCGGGTATCTTACCAGCCTGTTGAGCGCGTTGCTTACCCTTACGAAACCGTTCAGCAACAGCAATAACCTGAGGAACCGTAAAGCTCACAGTAGCTGTTATTGTAATTCCTTCAGATGCACATTCCTCCAATGCGTCCAGTCCTGCTGCTGTTACTGGAAACTTTACAGCAATATTCGGCGCCCAGGAATGAAACCTTCTTGCCATGGATATCATTGCTTCTGTATCCCTTGCTATAGCCGGATTGACCTGAGCGCAAACATACCCCAGTTTCCCTGAAGTACGTTCATATTCGGGTTTAAACATCTTTGCTGCGTTCTTAACTACAACGCTCACAAGAAATTCTGCCTGTTCCTGAGAGGATAAATCCTTTTTAATATCTTTCAGCAAATGATTCCATTTCTCAGGACTAGAATGCAGAGTTTTAGATATAAGTACAGGATTAGTGGTAACTCCCGTAGCACCGTGCAACAGTGCCTGTTGAAGCTCATCAGGATCTCCTGAATCATGCCACCATGTCGTTTTTATTTCTTTTACTAACCATTGCAAATAACTATCTTTAACCATTTCCTTCCACCTCCCTTACTATATTATAAATTTCGTTTACAATTTTAGAATCTAATGTATGTTCTGGTTTTTTGTTCAAAATTTCTCTGGCTTTTTCAGCAGCTCTTTCTTTTGTTGTCTTTGAACCATCATTAACCCATCTTTCATAGACTTTTCTGTTTGAGATTTTTGGATCAAAATGTTCTCTGAAGTAGTTCAGAGTATGTTCTGTTTCCAGGAAAGACCCACCGGGCCCTTTGGATATAATAATATCTGTTGCAAGATGTTCAGTGTCTACTTTTATGCCTCGCATAATTCTTTTTACCATTGCTACTATTTCATCATCAATAACTAACTGAGCAAGACTTTGGCAATTCTCTGTCTCATTTAGCCCCATTCCAGAAATATAGTTTATCCCTCCAATTGCAGGTATGAGAGCAGTCATCATCTTTTCGTATCCGGATTGAGTATCTGATATCAGACTATCTGTAAGTACACCTCCGCCGCGAGTAGGTAACTTATAGTAACGACCCATCTGTGCCATACAAACTTTTTGAAGCGCATATTCCGGTCCTCCCATTGTAACTGTTGTATATTTCATATCAAGATGTCTACCCCAGCTGCCATAGAGAACAGGAGTTCCTGGTTTTACCGCATAAGTAATAACTATGGCACTGAGTATCTCTGCATTTGCCTGTGATACTATTGATGCCAGTGTAACCGGAGAAGAACCGCCCCCTATCGGACCTGACTCTATACTTATAGGCAACCCATATTTTGCCCCTGACATAAGAAGTTCCACTTGTCGAGTGTCTTGTGATAAAGGAGAAAGGCAACACATATCCAAACAAATTAATGGTTTCTTAATAAACTCTTCTTGTGATCCTCTCAAAACCGTTCCCATCTTTACTAAAGCATCAACGGATTTTGGGTTGTAATTTTCACTCATGATGGGTTTTGTCTGGTAAATTAATGCTTCTGCCCATAGGTGAAGATCTCCTGTTTTTTCCGGCACATCGGAAGGAAATACATTTACATGGTTAAACTCACATCCAGGCAATGCATCCGAAATCCTTAAATGCTCAATTAAATCTTTTCTTATTGCCCTACGTCTTTTTCCTGTTTCAAGGTCTTCGACAAAAACTGCAAAACCCCCCGGTCCAAAATATACATTATTCCCTCCTACATCAAGCTTATATGAAGGATCTCTACCATAAAGTGAAAATTTTTCTGGTGTTGATTCTATGGCTTTCCGTACTACATCTGAAGACATTTTGACTATTTTCGATGACCTGTCTATCTTACAGCCAATCCCTTCAAGAAGTTCAAGACACTCATCATTTAATATCCTTATACCGCATTCTTCCAGTATACGTCTGGATTCAGTATCTATCTGTACTATCTCTTCCTGAGATAAAATTTCAAAGAATTTTGGTTTCATAAAATCATATCCTTTTTATTTTTAACCTGATTGTTTTAATATAGCTGCTTCCCTGCCAGGAGGGCTCAAAACCCATAGAATTTTCAATGTGTCATTATTATTATTCATCAACTGATGACTTTTCCCTGATGATGACCATATCGCTGTACCCGCTGTCACATCTTCTATTTCTTCTCCAACTTTTATACTTCCTTTTCCGGAAACAACATAAAACATCTCCCCTTCTATATGTTTATGTTCTTCAGATTTTCCACCAGGGGGAAGAATCGTTAATCCAACAGCAAGAGATTTGAGCTCCGGATTAATAGCAGGAGAAAGAAGAACCTTAAGAGTGCGCTTAAACGGAGCAGGTACCTTCATTTCAAGCGCGTTGTTTTCATGAATAATAATCATATCTTCAACTCCCTCAATTGCCACTTTGTAGTCCAATCCTCAGTAACTACAGGAATGCAAACTGCCCCATTTGCAGTAATTCGGGTCAATGCTTTCCTGTCTTCAACTGTTACAGCAACCTTACTCTGGGATCTTAATCCTGCGATTATGATTGAGCCTCTCTCACCAGGCGGACGATGTAATTCACCGGATAATGTTCGTTTGCGCACATTCCATTTTACTTTTGTCAGTTCCAGACCGCTGCTCTGATGAAATGTAGTCCCTACAGGCCATGGATGAGACCGTTTCCGACGGATAACCAGAAGTTTAACTGATGGGCCATAGAATGTTACATCCAGTTTACCGGGTAATGAATCATTCACTAATGCAGCAAAGTCTCCGGGATGCCGGTATGAACCTTTTGGCTTGAGTGGAACAGGAATTGTTCCCAGAAACTGTCCTGACCAGAATTCATATGCCCAATAACTTCTTTCAGAATCTAAGCCCAGAAGCTTAAAATCCACCCCAAATCTGAAAGGTACAGGGCAGCCGGACTCTTCCTTTTCAGGTTCAAACAGGTTAAAAACAGCTACAAGGTGCCAGCTGTCCCACTCTGATTTGATTGGAACATGCCAAATGTTCGCTCCCTGTGGTTCGATTGTGGATGGACTGTCCTTGTTTTCGCCTTTACACATTGCTGCATAACTACCAAGACTGATGCGAACAGGGTAGAATAGATCTACAACCACAGCTGGTTTTTGCAAAGGAGGAAGCGTAGCCAGCAAAACTTGCCATCTATCTTCCGGCAATATTGCCAGATTATCAGAAATATCAACATGCCCCGCACAAAGAAATGTGGCTGTAGCTCGCACGCGAGCCTCTTCTAAAGTTCCCGGCAACCCCACAACAAAACATGATGGCTGAATAAGTCCCCATCGTTGATTTTTAAAAAGATGTGTTCCTAACGCTGCATAAATTTCTTTTAAATACTTATATCCTGTTCCTGTATTGCCAGTATCTCTATTCGTATAAAGCAGGTC
Proteins encoded:
- a CDS encoding SMP-30/gluconolactonase/LRE family protein, with amino-acid sequence MMYNIEIIAEDNNRCGEAPLWDSTNHRLIWVDAEASLVFQYSTSDDKKSIISRDLAVSGIALNRNNSLIVAGAGLHLWRGQDNYRTIVSQYDGESLFFNDIIADSKGRIYAGTYYWETNGMEKTGKLYLIDIDGSIRVVDDGIKLSNGLGFSPENRTLYYADSAVRRIYAYDVDINTGNLSNKRNFVEVPSDEGIPDGLTVDADGYVWSAQWYGEQVVRYDPDGKAERRIPMPVKQVSSVMFGGLDLTDLYITTAGEYWSSNFTPPGFDSKVPMGGSLYRIRLDIKGKCEYMANF
- a CDS encoding trimethylamine methyltransferase family protein — encoded protein: MKPKFFEILSQEEIVQIDTESRRILEECGIRILNDECLELLEGIGCKIDRSSKIVKMSSDVVRKAIESTPEKFSLYGRDPSYKLDVGGNNVYFGPGGFAVFVEDLETGKRRRAIRKDLIEHLRISDALPGCEFNHVNVFPSDVPEKTGDLHLWAEALIYQTKPIMSENYNPKSVDALVKMGTVLRGSQEEFIKKPLICLDMCCLSPLSQDTRQVELLMSGAKYGLPISIESGPIGGGSSPVTLASIVSQANAEILSAIVITYAVKPGTPVLYGSWGRHLDMKYTTVTMGGPEYALQKVCMAQMGRYYKLPTRGGGVLTDSLISDTQSGYEKMMTALIPAIGGINYISGMGLNETENCQSLAQLVIDDEIVAMVKRIMRGIKVDTEHLATDIIISKGPGGSFLETEHTLNYFREHFDPKISNRKVYERWVNDGSKTTKERAAEKAREILNKKPEHTLDSKIVNEIYNIVREVEGNG
- a CDS encoding CoA-acylating methylmalonate-semialdehyde dehydrogenase, with amino-acid sequence MSVKTIKNYINGKWIEAENTGYIDIENPSTGEIIGKVPLSTPAEVNRAIDAASEAFKNWSRTPVSRRVQPLYKLIGLLRKNEEKIARTLVEEMGKSIPDARAEMKRVLENCEVASGMPILQQGDKLIGSSYGIDGEVIRLPLGVFTMIAPFNFPAMVPFWFLPYAIATGNTFIVKASKQVPLTMQLITEYIDQIGLPIGVFNLVNGDRVVADTFMESTKVKGVSLVGSTRTCQIVAEKCAKTNKRFQAMGGAKNHLVVLPDAKIDDAIRNMITSCYGCAGQRCMASSAIVAVGNDMYRTICERFIEESKKIIVANPLDPKVADEPMVMGPVISAKSKKFILDMIETGINEGATLALDGRNIMVDGCEKGYFIGPTIFTDVKPGMKIHETEIFGPVVVILKADTLDESIKIINDHQYGNGASIYTQNGYYARKFKLEVECGMIGINIGIPAPVSYLPFGGMKASQFADIKAQGKAIVNFFTEDKIITERYWPEK
- a CDS encoding cupin domain-containing protein, with protein sequence MIIIHENNALEMKVPAPFKRTLKVLLSPAINPELKSLAVGLTILPPGGKSEEHKHIEGEMFYVVSGKGSIKVGEEIEDVTAGTAIWSSSGKSHQLMNNNNDTLKILWVLSPPGREAAILKQSG
- a CDS encoding sialidase family protein; amino-acid sequence: MRKITVERSIHIDKQGIEKEVDTIAAWASSISYVSTKKNKLVESVYISDIRNYYFRVIGKDNPDKKENYAFIRSSEDNGYTWEKCEDWQMIEVLGPNRQTERGVPDFFLDPDNGFLLRVSLVAEDNPEILPWRKESPVIRTRRIYTQISKDEGKTWNKIEQLVLKGKEFDSVHWAKEIWYGKNSGAVEGSHAPKLANGTFLIPHWMNSLFEDGTMYSPDDGFMLHKAGCFIGRWQTDGNGIDWDQGEYVTLPRKFSADGADEPSVEVLSDGRIIMIMRTTIDKRCEKAEIPSTKYYSISSDNGYTWSEPKPLRYTDNEIVYSPASLVNVFRSSKNGRLYMITNILDKPTYGCDPRNIIQIAEIDTDTFKVIKETVTVIDKRKPEEGEPEFIRFSNFRWYEDRETKDIVLLMTPALIDPGIKKLEDIKNKKVECPMHSYRYDIHLPEE
- a CDS encoding transaldolase family protein, coding for MVKDSYLQWLVKEIKTTWWHDSGDPDELQQALLHGATGVTTNPVLISKTLHSSPEKWNHLLKDIKKDLSSQEQAEFLVSVVVKNAAKMFKPEYERTSGKLGYVCAQVNPAIARDTEAMISMARRFHSWAPNIAVKFPVTAAGLDALEECASEGITITATVSFTVPQVIAVAERFRKGKQRAQQAGKIPGQCFAVIMIGRLDDYLRDMANDSKANINESDIRQAGLAVTKRAYSIFKKHDYEATLVVAALRGTYHMEELTGAELIMSIHPKYQTLLLQPGIPRDPQRIDVSIDSEVINRLETIPEFVRAYEPEGMKPEEFVTYGAAQRTLTQFSQAGWMQLEEYRI